In Apium graveolens cultivar Ventura chromosome 10, ASM990537v1, whole genome shotgun sequence, the following are encoded in one genomic region:
- the LOC141692863 gene encoding M phase phosphoprotein 10, with translation MTTTTTAIPNDFVTSLGNVLDRLKSTPPPQFLSPSPQLADSARSASKHLFNLIKPHAVKSPFDSLLCDGFDAEQIWQQIDLQTQGLLSSLQRDVKRFERDEGEIRGFFEVERENEIAEREMEEIDELENESEEEERESEEEEERESEEEEREIEEEEKRDVEGVEDKFLKIKELEEYMEDDEAREYGTKKTKKKNEKVADDEDDDEEDDEEDDELGLLGVDVGEDDENDIRYEDFFGSQKKTAPKNKSKRDYKSDDSDSSDEELDVLDDDNQKGKTLSTYEKQLEKQRSKIEQMEKMNLDPKTWTMRGEVTAAKRPKNSALEVDLDFEHNVRPAPVITEEVTADIEELIKKRILEGAFNDVEKAPTLPLTAPKEVKDLDESKSKKGLGDIYADEYVQKTGLVSTALSFSDEQKKEAGTLFKKLCLKLDALSHFHFTPKPVIEDMSIQTNVPALAIEEIAPLATSDAAMLAPEEVFSGKGDIKEEAELTQAERKRRRANKKRKFKAEVVKRTGKKPRESTLQVGEGKDKL, from the exons ATGACCACCACCACAACAGCCATTCCAAACGACTTCGTTACGAGCCTCGGAAATGTTCTTGACCGCCTCAAATCAACACCGCCGCCTCAATTCTTATCTCCCTCACCTCAACTCGCTGACTCAGCTCGTTCCGCTTCCAAGCATTTATTTAATCTGATTAAGCCACACGCTGTTAAGTCGCCTTTTGATTCTCTGTTGTGTGATGGATTTGATGCGGAGCAGATTTGGCAGCAGATTGATTTGCAGACGCAGGGTTTGCTTTCGAGTTTACAACGCGATGTCAAAAGGTTTGAGAGAGATGAGGGAGAGATTAGAGGCTTTTTTGAAGTAGAGAGAGAGAATGAGATAGCAGAGAGAGAGATGGAGGAGATAGATGAATTGGAGAATGAGAGTGAGGAAGAGGAGAGAGAGAGTGAGGAGGAGGAGGAGAGAGAGAGCGAGGAAGAGGAGAGAGAGATTGAAGAGGAAGAGAAGAGAGATGTAGAAGGTGTGGAGGATAAGTTTTTGAAGATTAAGGAGTTGGAGGAGTACATGGAGGATGATGAGGCGAGAGAGTATGGAACGAAGAAAACGAAAAAGAAAAACGAGAAAGTTGCTGACGACGAGGACGATGATGAGGAGGATGATGAAGAGGATGATGAG CTTGGACTTCTTGGGGTTGATGTTGGTGAAGATGACGAGAATGATATCAG GTACGAGGATTTTTTTGGAAGTCAAAAGAAAACAGCTCCAAAAAACAAATCTAAACGCGATTATAAATCGGATGACTCAGACTCCAGTGATGAAGAACTGGATGTCTTGGATGATGATAATCAG AAAGGAAAAACTCTTTCAACCTATGAGAAGCAGCTTGAGAAGCAGCGTTCTAAGATAGAGCAAATGGAGAAAATGAACTTGGACCCCAAAACCTGGACAATGCGAGGAGAG GTTACTGCTGCAAAAAGGCCGAAGAATAGTGCATTAGAAGTTGATCTTGATTTTGAGCACAATGTAAGACCTGCCCCTGTAATTACGGAGGAGGTTACCGCTGACATTGAAGAATTAATTAAGAAGCGTATCCTTGAG GGGGCATTCAATGATGTTGAGAAGGCTCCTACTTTGCCATTAACGGCACCAAAGGAAGTGAAGGATTTG GACGAGAGTAAGAGCAAGAAGGGGCTTGGTGATATCTATGCT GATGAATATGTTCAGAAGACTGGTTTAGTTTCGACAGCTTTATCCTTTTCAGATGAGCAAAAGAAGGAG GCAGGTACGTTGTTCAAGAAACTGTGCCTGAAGTTAGATGCTCTCTCTCATTTCCATTTTACTCCAAAGCCA GTTATAGAAGACATGTCGATACAAACAAATGTTCCTGCTCTTGCTATAGAAGAG ATTGCACCGCTTGCAACATCTGATGCCGCTATGCTGGCTCCTGAGGAAGTATTTTCTGGAAAAGGAGATATCAAAGAAGAAGCAGAGCTAACACAAGCcgagagaaagagaaggagagcTAACAAAAAAAGGAAATTCAAAG CTGAAGTAGTTAAAAGGACAGGAAAGAAACCGCGTGAAAGTACACTGCAAGTCGGCGAAG GGAAGGACAAATTGTGA
- the LOC141690202 gene encoding disease resistance protein RUN1-like: protein MDTTNTQLTVPHSSSLPRWDVFLSFYGKDTRRNFIAHLYFALDQAGILTFRDDPALEKGEEISSGLLKAIKDSKMFVVVLSEKYARSPRCLNELVEILSCNRTGNQVIPVFYHVDPSDLRHHKGAFGEALDYHGKRYSVDMIEKWKSALAKIAQLSGYHLKKDADENESNTLQEIVENVVEQTSTGALHLEEYLVGINSAVEEIYQKLSMESNDVRAIGICGMGGIGKTTTAKYFYNKYSNTYDVSCFIENIEQFSQGGTPLLSFLEQLLIGLLRRKDYAVKNVETGIKQLERILSAKKALIVLDDLHPSIYSEFFARRGYLFSAESRIIITTRDSNLLTQLRVDISQVDIYMVKELGDIDSLKLFSYHAFREPKPPESFRELTVRFATYAGGVPLALKVLGSSLRGRTQESFWKAKLEKVRKIPNKDIQEILQLSYDELDETEKSIFLDIAFFFVGKDKDEAVHIFDSCDYFPDAGIPILVERCLLTIDENNNFRMHNLIQDMGCKLGKSRGLFWRGALEEMQSVEAKYRIQGLILDLTNCEERQITEEIFEKLSNLRLLEIIGVHDIKGNFKILFQELRYIRWHGCPWLYFPPSFQPQKLVSLHMPYSKLNMLWKQPTPSKQLSNLCHLELQNCRYLNQLPEQLGIMKALKVIDASETAIQKLPDSIVQLKKLVKLQLRNCFKLEILPKQFGDLEGLRTFDASYSAIRILPDSFVALNRLAELNMTGCANLRKLPNFFGRMSNLEHLRLYGCTNITSLPNSTWKLRSLRVLNMEWCSKLKRLPEQIGKMLCLEEIHAHWTGIQKLPHSIGLLSKLKVLEVDGYDITSLQYVPSSIWNLTSLTELNLVQQENDPSSTLASPRLMAALKKDIIDLTGAAKIMKLKELSVRCNMRLWLPLIQGLSSLEMLYLVDDGQSVSSTQPLNLSKLYNLEDLTILDCTSIGTSILKIPMNLKYLRLFNYTTLEQLPDLSSLKQLKDLDIGRCINIQSLPQLPPHLEELKVDECASLQDVTELSMLKQLRNVSISRCSTLKSVNIQETSPMVGEFYTFHAALPNREVAEWFSYKSWHTVSFDIPLSLGENFLGLAFWVVSKCICCDASSVITAVITNETNGIRSHRTIGTPDVIVGEVQSVVESIRGEDISLKSGDNVNVRFHQENGMGEVESCGVHVIQKIQTSAGAGQLFPTPTIPDKLDPSEYRKRVRRSKPRFSFIP from the exons ATGGATACCACAAACACCCAACTAACTGTCCCTCATTCTTCTTCTCTGCCTCGCTGGGATGTTTTCTTGAGCTTTTATGGCAAAGACACTCGTCGAAACTTCATTGCGCATCTTTACTTTGCTTTGGATCAAGCAGGAATTCTAACCTTCCGAGATGATCCTGCTCTTGAAAAGGGTGAAGAAATATCATCAGGTCTGCTTAAAGCAATCAAAGATTCAAAAATGTTTGTTGTTGTTCTTTCGGAGAAGTATGCTCGTTCCCCGCGGTGCCTTAATGAGCTCGTCGAAATTCTTAGTTGCAACAGAACAGGGAATCAGGTTATTCCTGTGTTTTACCATGTCGATCCATCCGATCTTCGGCACCATAAAGGTGCTTTTGGAGAAGCTCTTGATTATCATGGAAAACGTTACTCTGTTGATATGATAGAGAAGTGGAAATCTGCTCTTGCTAAAATCGCACAACTATCAGGATACCATCTCAAGAAAGACGCAGATGA gAACGAATCTAACACCCTTCAAGAAATTGTGGAGAATGTGGTAGAACAAACATCTACAGGAGCTTTACATCTTGAGGAATATCTAGTTGGGATAAATTCTGCTGTCGAGGAGATATATCAAAAACTTAGCATGGAGTCAAATGATGTCCGTGCAATTGGGATATGTGGGATGGGAGGAATAGGGAAAACCACAACTGCTAAATATTTCTACAACAAATATTCCAACACATATGATGTCAGTTGCTTTATAGAAAATATTGAACAGTTTTCACAAGGAGGTACACCCCTACTTTCTTTTCTTGAGCAACTCTTGATTGGGCTTCTTAGAAGAAAGGACTACGCTGTCAAAAATGTTGAAACTGGAATAAAACAGTTGGAACGGATTCTTAGTGCAAAAAAAGCTCTCATTGTCCTCGATGATTTGCACCCATCAATCTATTCGGAATTTTTTGCAAGGCGTGGCTACTTGTTTTCCGCTGAAAGTAGAATTATAATTACAACAAGAGATTCAAACCTGCTTACTCAGTTGAGAGTAGATATATCACAAGTAGATATATACATGGTGAAAGAATTGGGAGATATTGATTCCTTAAAGCTCTTTAGCTATCATGCCTTCCGAGAACCAAAGCCACCAGAAAGTTTTAGGGAGCTTACAGTAAGGTTTGCAACTTATGCTGGAGGTGTTCCATTGGCTCTCAAAGTGTTGGGTTCATCTTTGCGTGGTAGGACTCAAGAGTCATTTTGGAAAGCTAAACTTGAAAAAGTTCGAAAAATTCCAAACAAAGATATACAGGAAATTCTTCAACTGAGCTACGATGAATTAGATGAGACAGAGAAGTCAATTTTCCTGGATATTGCATTCTTTTTTGTCGGGAAAGACAAAGATGAGGCTGTTCATATATTCGATTCTTGTGATTACTTTCCAGATGCTGGAATACCGATTCTAGTGGAAAGATGTCTACTAACTATTGATGAAAATAATAACTTCCGGATGCATAATCTTATACAAGACATGGGATGCAAACTTGGGAAGAGTAGAGGCTTGTTCTGGCGAGGAGCACTAGAGGAAATGCAAAGTGTAGAG GCAAAATACAGAATTCAAGGTCTTATCTTAGATTTGACCAATTGCGAGGAAAGACAAATCACTGAAGAAATATTTGAGAAGTTGTCTAATTTGAGATTACTTGAAATAATTGGCGTACATGACATCAAGGGAAATTTCAAAATATTATTTCAAGAGCTAAGGTACATTCGGTGGCATGGTTGCCCGTGGCTGTATTTTCCTCCTAGTTTTCAACCACAAAAGCTTGTCTCTCTGCACATGCCATACAGCAAATTGAACATGTTGTGGAAGCAACCCACG CCTAGCAAACAACTAAGTAACCTGTGCCATTTGGAATTGCAAAATTGCCGCTATTTGAATCAACTGCCAGAGCAATTGGGTATTATGAAAGCCTTAAAGGTGATTGATGCAAGTGAAACCGCAATTCAGAAACTGCCAGATTCAATTGTTCAGCTGAAAAAATTGGTTAAATTGCAATTGAGGAATTGCTTTAAGCTTGAAATCTTACCTAAACAATTTGGGGATCTGGAAGGCTTGAGGACGTTTGATGCAAGTTATAGTGCAATTAGGATACTGCCAGATTCTTTTGTAGCCTTGAATAGGTTGGCTGAGTTGAATATGACAGGTTGTGCTAATCTTCGAAAATTACCTAATTTTTTTGGACGGATGAGTAATTTGGAACATCTGCGATTGTATGGTTGCACGAACATTACTAGTCTTCCAAATAGCACATGGAAACTGAGGTCTCTTCGGGTACTAAATATGGAGTGGTGTTCAAAGCTGAAGCGACTGCCTGAGCAAATTGGAAAGATGTTATGCTTAGAAGAGATACATGCACATTGGACTGGAATTCAGAAATTACCGCATTCTATTGGACTGCTGAGTAAATTAAAAGTTTTGGAAGTTGATGGCTACGACATTACTTCGCTTCAATATGTGCCCAGTAGTATCTGGAATCTTACATCACTGACAGAATTGAATCTTGTCCAGCAGGAGAATGATCCGAGCAGCACACTCG CTTCTCCCAGGTTGATGGCTGCATTAAAAAAAGACATAATTGATTTGACTGGTGCAGCAAAAATTATGAAGTTGAAAGAATTAAGTGTGAGATGTAACATGAGATTATGGCTGCCTCTAATTCAAGGTTTATCTTCTCTAGAGATGTTATATCTTGTCGATGATGGCCAGAGTGTCTCTTCAACCCAACCCTTAAATCTCTCTAAGCTTTACAACCTAGAAGATCTTACAATTCTGGACTGTACAAGTATCGGGACCTCCATTTTGAAGATTCCTATGAATCTAAAGTACTTGCGTCTATTTAACTACACAACACTTGAACAGCTACCTGATTTATCTAGCTTGAAACAATTAAAAGATTTGGATATTGGGAGATGCATCAACATTCAATCACTTCCGCAACTTCCTCCTCATCTTGAAGAACTTAAAGTTGATGAATGCGCAAGCCTACAAGATGTAACTGAACTGTCAAtgttgaagcaattgagaaacGTGTCCATTAGTCGGTGCAGCACTCTGAAATCAGTTAATATACAAGAGACTTCCCCAATG GTAGGAGAATTTTATACATTTCATGCTGCTCTGCCAAACAGGGAAGTTGCAGAATGGTTCAGCTACAAAAGTTGGCATACAGTCTCTTTTGATATCCCACTAAGCTTGGGGGAGAACTTCTTGGGTCTGGCGTTCTGGGTTGTTTCTAAATGCATTTGCTGTGATGCTTCTTCCGTCATTACAGCTGTTATTACTAATGAAACAAATGGTATTAGAAGCCACCGTACCATAGGCACGCCTGATGTTATAGTGGGGGAAGTTCAGTCGGTGGTAGAAAGCATAAGAGGAGAGGACATCTCACTTAAAAGTGGAGATAATGTAAATGTTCGATTTCATCAAGAAAATGGCATGGGCGAGGTGGAGAGCTGTGGGGTTCATGTCATACAAAAAATACAAACTTCAGCTGGCGCTGGCCAATTGTTTCCTACACCGACCATTCCGGACAAGCTAGACCCATCCGAGTACCGAAAACGAGTCAGACGATCCAAACCCCGGTTTAGCTTTATTCCctga